The following proteins are encoded in a genomic region of Spirosoma sp. SC4-14:
- a CDS encoding FtsX-like permease family protein, whose protein sequence is MNFSWLFRMAWRDSRRSRQRLLLFMSAIVLGIAALVAINSFGDNLARSIDEQARELLGADLTLSWTRPPSAKTQQLAKTLGRDRAYEVSFPSLVSIPKTGGVRLAQVKGLEGNFPYYGTWEVEPLSAIQTFRQAQGRVALVDDGLLVQLGAQPGDSVRVGNLSFLIAGRVTKTPGQAAIAATVAPTVFIPNKYLVSTGLLQRGSRIAYKYYYQFAPGTDIGAIVKKYDARFEKEGVNIDTVADRKRQTGRSFADLTKYMSLVAFVALLLGCVGVASAVQLYVKEKITSVAILRTLGASGRQALLIYLFQTALMGLIGATIGAIVGSAVQLILPQVFGRFLPVAVETTLSGPAILGGIGTGLLISVLFALLPLLSIRNVSPLRTLRTSYEDDLSGRDPLRWLVYLLVIGFIVGFAYLQTKNLMLAIGFTGGLTVAFGILTLLGLGLIWLVRRFFPTSWSYVWRQSLANLYRPNNQTLILVTAIGLGAFLIATLYLTQGLLLGRVELSASGNQPNMVLFDIQKEQIAGVRSLVKQQNLPVLQDVPVITMRLTDINGKHPDETKKDTTLKTPNWAFSREYRVTYRDTLISSEKLVDGKAPYQADGNVYISVEKDFLGRLHAKLGDTLSFNVQGMLIPAIVGGTREVEWNRVQTNFLVVFPAGVLEQAPQFHVLMTRVPNSQTSAVLQRNLVSQFPNVSAIDLGLILKTVDEILDQISFVIQFMALFSILTGLLVLGSSVVISKYQRLRESVLLRTLGASQNQILRITALEYGLLGLLAALSGILLSVVGTWALAQFVFEVPYRPNTLPLVVVATIVTILTILIGLFNSRDVLVRPPLDVLRSEV, encoded by the coding sequence ATGAATTTCTCCTGGCTTTTTCGCATGGCCTGGCGCGATAGTCGCCGGAGTCGCCAACGGTTACTGCTCTTTATGTCGGCTATTGTGCTGGGCATAGCGGCATTGGTTGCTATCAATTCCTTTGGCGACAATCTGGCGCGCAGCATCGACGAGCAGGCCCGCGAACTGCTGGGGGCTGATCTGACACTTTCGTGGACGCGTCCGCCATCGGCTAAAACACAGCAATTAGCTAAAACCCTCGGGCGCGACCGGGCCTATGAAGTTTCATTCCCATCGCTGGTCTCGATTCCGAAAACGGGTGGTGTGCGACTGGCTCAGGTGAAAGGGCTGGAAGGTAATTTTCCCTATTACGGAACCTGGGAAGTGGAGCCTCTGTCGGCTATTCAAACGTTTCGGCAGGCGCAGGGCCGCGTTGCGCTGGTCGATGATGGACTGTTGGTTCAGTTGGGTGCCCAGCCCGGCGATTCGGTGCGGGTTGGTAATCTGTCGTTTCTGATTGCCGGACGTGTTACAAAAACACCCGGTCAGGCTGCTATTGCGGCAACGGTGGCGCCAACTGTCTTCATCCCGAATAAATATCTGGTCAGTACGGGCCTCCTGCAACGTGGTAGCCGAATTGCCTACAAATATTATTACCAGTTTGCGCCCGGAACCGACATTGGGGCTATCGTCAAAAAATACGATGCCCGGTTCGAGAAAGAAGGCGTCAATATCGATACGGTTGCCGATCGCAAACGGCAGACAGGCCGGTCGTTTGCCGATCTGACAAAATACATGAGTCTGGTGGCTTTTGTCGCCTTGCTGTTAGGCTGTGTGGGCGTAGCCAGCGCGGTGCAGTTGTATGTAAAAGAGAAAATTACGTCGGTAGCTATCCTGCGAACCCTGGGTGCCAGTGGTCGGCAGGCATTACTGATCTATTTGTTTCAGACAGCGCTGATGGGGCTGATTGGCGCTACCATTGGGGCCATAGTCGGATCGGCAGTACAACTTATCCTACCCCAGGTGTTTGGGCGATTCCTCCCGGTTGCGGTCGAAACGACCCTATCTGGGCCGGCGATTCTGGGCGGTATTGGTACCGGGCTGCTCATTTCGGTTTTGTTTGCGCTCCTGCCTTTACTCAGCATTCGAAATGTGTCGCCGTTGCGAACGCTACGCACTTCGTATGAAGACGATCTGAGCGGTCGTGATCCGTTGCGATGGCTGGTCTATCTGCTGGTAATTGGGTTTATTGTCGGGTTTGCCTATTTGCAAACCAAAAATCTGATGCTGGCCATTGGCTTCACGGGCGGGCTTACGGTGGCGTTTGGCATTCTGACCTTATTGGGCTTAGGACTGATCTGGCTGGTTAGGCGGTTTTTTCCTACGTCGTGGAGTTATGTATGGCGACAAAGTCTGGCCAATCTGTATCGACCCAATAACCAAACGCTGATTCTGGTGACGGCCATTGGTCTGGGGGCATTTCTGATTGCAACACTTTACCTCACGCAGGGGCTATTGCTGGGCCGGGTCGAATTGTCGGCTAGTGGTAATCAGCCCAATATGGTATTGTTCGATATTCAGAAAGAGCAGATAGCGGGTGTTCGGTCGCTGGTGAAACAGCAGAATCTGCCCGTTTTGCAGGATGTGCCGGTTATAACGATGCGCCTGACCGACATTAATGGCAAACATCCCGACGAAACCAAAAAAGACACAACCCTGAAAACGCCAAACTGGGCGTTCAGTCGCGAGTACCGCGTAACCTACCGCGACACCCTGATTTCGTCGGAGAAACTGGTTGATGGCAAAGCACCCTATCAGGCCGATGGCAACGTATACATTTCGGTTGAAAAAGATTTTCTGGGTCGATTGCACGCGAAACTGGGCGACACGCTGAGCTTCAACGTACAGGGAATGCTCATTCCGGCCATTGTGGGCGGAACCCGCGAAGTGGAATGGAACCGGGTACAAACCAATTTTCTGGTGGTGTTTCCGGCCGGAGTGCTGGAGCAGGCTCCGCAGTTTCATGTGCTGATGACGCGTGTACCCAACAGCCAGACCTCGGCCGTGTTGCAGCGCAATCTGGTCAGTCAGTTTCCGAACGTGTCGGCCATCGATCTGGGACTGATTCTGAAGACGGTCGATGAAATTCTGGACCAGATTTCGTTTGTGATTCAGTTTATGGCGCTCTTTAGCATACTGACGGGCTTGCTTGTGTTGGGTAGTTCGGTCGTGATCAGCAAATATCAGCGTCTGCGCGAAAGCGTTCTGCTCCGCACACTGGGTGCCAGCCAAAACCAGATTCTGCGAATTACGGCGCTGGAATATGGTTTACTGGGCTTGTTGGCTGCTCTGTCGGGAATTCTGCTATCGGTAGTTGGAACGTGGGCATTGGCTCAGTTTGTGTTCGAAGTTCCGTACCGACCCAATACATTGCCGCTGGTTGTAGTAGCCACCATTGTCACCATTCTGACGATCCTGATCGGCCTGTTCAATAGCCGCGACGTGCTGGTACGTCCTCCGCTCGACGTGCTGCGGTCGGAGGTGTAA
- a CDS encoding metallophosphoesterase family protein, giving the protein MKHSPFFSMVLSGFILTMSVISCNVASQKQQPDITSVKSVMDGAVTRLYETLKPEQLDTIGQNYVLQFLSEPEKKIMATKYLTFDVNVPVVVSLMRHTDQKTLPFWLEGSGFRKTDMVVKNEEYTYEVWQKAFDAGKIELGINGFDKHRPVYFISVGPQKAVDKVNVSNVYPTFQTLDTLQKGAFTYHDWSDLTLTEVPEALRGQILVQTIRGRAREAHLIEAFRKTVEPSQPKPDQILLTWSGNPATTQDIQWRTSATVPNGRVQYWLNGTADTLSSSASVFRMEDRLLQNDRYVNRFTARLTGLKPGSTYTYRAGSESGSWSIPASFKTQSSSPDGFSFIWFGDTHKSPDWGSMARKTIDRHPEIAFYSIAGDLVSTGLHRNEWDELWQHSGSIFQYKPLMPIPGNHDSQDGLGAWMYQEMFSLPKNGPQTPEVPTEQTYAFTYQNALFLMIDATSPIEAQTDWIRQQLAQSKADWKFAFFHFPPYNFEEDYTDIRKEWCRLFDQYHVDMVMSGHVHYYLRTKPMYAEKPVVSPAKGTIYTISIGIPSEHEMWPDEAYAQVRYKNGPFYQHMKIDGKTLIYKVYDKEGVVKDELKIEK; this is encoded by the coding sequence ATGAAACATTCTCCTTTTTTTTCAATGGTTCTCTCCGGGTTTATCCTGACCATGAGTGTAATATCCTGTAATGTGGCATCGCAGAAGCAACAACCAGATATAACATCCGTGAAAAGCGTGATGGATGGAGCTGTTACCCGACTCTATGAAACGCTTAAACCCGAGCAGCTCGATACCATCGGTCAGAATTATGTGCTGCAGTTTTTGAGCGAACCCGAAAAAAAAATAATGGCCACAAAGTATCTGACTTTCGATGTGAACGTACCTGTAGTTGTTTCGCTCATGCGTCATACCGATCAGAAAACGCTCCCGTTCTGGCTGGAAGGTAGCGGCTTTCGGAAAACGGATATGGTCGTCAAAAATGAAGAATACACCTATGAGGTATGGCAGAAAGCGTTCGATGCCGGAAAGATAGAGTTGGGTATCAATGGGTTCGACAAGCATCGGCCGGTTTATTTTATCAGTGTAGGGCCTCAGAAAGCGGTCGATAAGGTGAACGTTTCAAACGTTTATCCAACTTTTCAAACCCTCGATACACTCCAGAAAGGAGCTTTTACCTATCACGACTGGAGCGACCTGACGCTGACCGAAGTACCGGAAGCACTACGGGGGCAGATTCTGGTGCAGACGATTCGGGGGCGGGCCCGCGAAGCTCATCTGATTGAAGCCTTCCGCAAAACCGTAGAACCATCTCAACCCAAACCCGACCAGATTCTGCTGACCTGGAGCGGAAACCCGGCCACTACGCAGGATATTCAGTGGCGAACATCGGCTACGGTGCCCAATGGCAGGGTGCAGTATTGGCTAAACGGTACTGCCGATACGCTGTCGTCTTCGGCATCGGTGTTTCGGATGGAAGATCGGTTGTTGCAGAATGATCGGTACGTAAACCGATTTACAGCCCGGCTAACTGGTCTGAAACCGGGTTCAACCTACACCTATCGAGCTGGGTCGGAAAGCGGTAGCTGGTCGATACCGGCTAGCTTTAAAACCCAGTCGTCGAGCCCGGATGGATTTTCGTTCATCTGGTTTGGTGATACGCATAAATCGCCCGACTGGGGAAGCATGGCCCGGAAGACAATCGACCGCCATCCCGAAATTGCGTTCTATTCCATTGCCGGAGATCTGGTTAGTACGGGGCTGCATCGCAACGAGTGGGATGAGCTATGGCAGCATTCGGGGTCTATTTTTCAGTATAAACCCCTGATGCCCATTCCCGGTAATCACGATAGTCAGGATGGATTAGGAGCCTGGATGTATCAGGAAATGTTCAGTCTGCCGAAAAATGGGCCGCAAACCCCGGAGGTGCCCACCGAACAGACCTATGCCTTTACGTACCAGAATGCTTTGTTTCTGATGATCGATGCTACGTCGCCCATCGAAGCACAAACCGACTGGATCAGGCAACAACTGGCCCAGTCGAAAGCCGACTGGAAATTTGCGTTTTTTCATTTCCCGCCATACAATTTCGAGGAAGATTATACCGACATACGGAAAGAGTGGTGTCGTTTGTTCGATCAATATCATGTGGACATGGTCATGAGTGGTCACGTGCATTATTATCTGCGAACGAAGCCGATGTATGCCGAAAAACCAGTGGTTTCGCCCGCCAAAGGCACCATTTACACCATTTCGATTGGTATTCCGAGCGAACACGAGATGTGGCCCGACGAAGCATATGCGCAGGTCCGCTATAAGAACGGCCCTTTCTATCAGCACATGAAAATAGACGGTAAAACACTGATTTACAAGGTTTACGATAAAGAGGGCGTGGTGAAAGATGAACTGAAAATTGAAAAATAA
- a CDS encoding ABC transporter ATP-binding protein — MSILRVENLTKTYQSGGRELTVLHGVNFTLEPGDTFSIVGPSGSGKTTLLGLCAGLDRASSGSVYLNDIRLDTLSEDERAAIRNQHVGFIFQNFQLLPTLTALENVMVPMELRGEKGVQKTAQALLERVGLGQRGHHYPTQLSGGEQQRVSLARAFANRPKLLFADEPTGNLDADTSATVIDLLFELNREAGTTLVLVTHDLDLAARTQRVIRIKGGTVVSDTQLANSI, encoded by the coding sequence ATGAGTATTCTGCGCGTCGAAAATCTTACAAAAACCTATCAAAGTGGCGGCCGGGAACTGACGGTGCTGCATGGGGTTAACTTTACGCTCGAACCGGGCGACACGTTTTCAATCGTTGGGCCGTCGGGGAGCGGCAAAACAACGTTGCTCGGGCTTTGTGCCGGACTGGACCGGGCTTCGTCGGGGAGTGTTTATCTGAACGATATTCGACTCGATACGCTGTCGGAAGACGAACGGGCAGCTATTCGGAACCAGCATGTCGGTTTTATTTTTCAGAATTTTCAGTTGCTGCCGACGCTTACGGCTCTCGAAAACGTAATGGTGCCGATGGAGCTTCGTGGCGAAAAAGGCGTTCAGAAAACCGCACAGGCATTGCTGGAACGGGTTGGTCTGGGCCAGCGTGGTCACCATTATCCAACTCAACTCTCCGGGGGCGAACAGCAACGGGTGTCGCTGGCTCGGGCGTTTGCCAATCGACCCAAACTGCTGTTTGCCGATGAGCCTACCGGCAATCTCGACGCCGACACAAGCGCGACCGTAATTGATCTGTTATTCGAACTGAACCGCGAAGCCGGTACTACACTCGTACTCGTGACGCACGATCTGGATTTGGCCGCCCGGACGCAGCGGGTTATTCGGATTAAAGGAGGAACCGTTGTTTCGGATACCCAACTGGCGAATAGTATTTAA
- a CDS encoding thiopurine S-methyltransferase, producing the protein MEKAFWFNSWELEGHYTSFHRKDIHPYAIKHLPPFALEGKTVLVPLCGKSLDLLYFSRFAHQVIGVEIVEKAIIQFFEENQLAYRQIGSRFVSGNITILCRDFFYLNREDIGSFDLVYDRASLVALPEPMRMRYLQTLEWLSPVGTLYFLNTLEYAPILKTPPFSISPAEVASYFPNYVIDHVECPMLPDHGMVRKFNLTHLKEHGFMMRKLYDSPVLIDIDELMETAW; encoded by the coding sequence ATGGAAAAAGCATTCTGGTTTAACTCCTGGGAATTGGAAGGACACTACACCAGCTTTCACCGTAAAGACATTCATCCCTATGCCATCAAGCACCTGCCACCGTTTGCGCTCGAAGGCAAAACGGTACTTGTACCACTTTGTGGCAAATCATTAGATCTGCTGTATTTCAGCCGGTTCGCTCATCAGGTTATTGGTGTCGAAATCGTTGAAAAAGCAATCATTCAATTTTTTGAAGAAAACCAGTTGGCCTACCGGCAGATTGGCAGCCGGTTTGTGTCGGGCAATATCACCATTCTGTGTCGGGATTTCTTTTACCTCAACCGCGAGGATATTGGTTCGTTCGATCTTGTTTATGACCGGGCGTCGCTGGTTGCCTTACCCGAGCCCATGCGGATGCGGTATCTGCAAACACTGGAGTGGTTGTCGCCGGTGGGTACGTTATATTTTCTGAATACACTGGAATATGCCCCCATTCTGAAAACGCCACCGTTCAGTATCTCACCCGCCGAAGTAGCCAGTTATTTTCCTAATTACGTGATCGACCACGTTGAATGCCCAATGCTGCCCGATCATGGTATGGTTCGTAAGTTCAACCTGACGCATCTGAAAGAGCATGGGTTCATGATGCGCAAACTCTATGACTCGCCCGTGTTGATCGATATCGATGAGTTAATGGAAACTGCCTGGTAA
- a CDS encoding AI-2E family transporter — protein MQVLLKPTRFLLFLFLLFGGLYFTRSILVPLTIGGLLAMLFFPVSLWLETKGIGRALAALLCLTLLLVIGAGLVLLLKWQSSDLVHDLAGIEQRITEMIGQLKQFVSSKLGISAQQQKTFIEEQQASGAGQLSAIVAKSINSILSIAVDLVLILVYAFLFLYFRHHFKQFLLKLVPANAQPETRRVIYESSRVARQYLTGLAAMIVMLWVMYGIGFSIVGVKQAIFLAVLCGLLETIPFVGNLTGTLITVLVTMAQGGDGQMMLGILLVYGIVQFTQTYLLEPLVVGTEVSINPLFTILIIVVGEAVWGIPGMILALPVLGIVKIICDHVEPLKPYGFLIGKVGKEDSPGLKDKLKRVFRKR, from the coding sequence ATGCAGGTACTACTAAAGCCTACCCGGTTTCTGTTGTTTCTTTTTCTGTTGTTTGGCGGGTTGTATTTTACTCGATCCATTCTGGTGCCGCTTACGATTGGGGGCCTGTTGGCGATGCTTTTTTTTCCGGTAAGCCTGTGGCTGGAAACGAAAGGCATCGGCCGGGCTCTGGCTGCGCTACTTTGTCTCACGTTACTGCTGGTGATAGGCGCGGGGCTTGTTCTGTTGCTGAAATGGCAATCGTCGGATCTGGTTCATGACCTGGCCGGTATTGAACAGCGTATAACGGAAATGATTGGTCAGTTGAAGCAGTTTGTGAGCAGTAAGTTGGGCATCAGTGCCCAACAGCAGAAGACGTTTATTGAAGAACAGCAAGCGTCGGGGGCAGGTCAACTTTCGGCTATTGTGGCCAAAAGTATCAATTCGATACTCAGTATCGCTGTCGATCTCGTGCTGATACTCGTGTATGCGTTTCTGTTTCTTTATTTTCGACACCATTTTAAACAGTTTCTGCTAAAGCTGGTTCCGGCCAATGCTCAGCCCGAAACCCGTCGGGTTATCTATGAAAGCAGCAGGGTGGCCCGGCAGTATCTGACCGGCCTGGCCGCTATGATCGTTATGCTCTGGGTTATGTATGGCATCGGATTTAGCATTGTTGGCGTTAAACAGGCCATATTTCTGGCCGTTTTGTGTGGCTTGCTCGAAACAATTCCCTTTGTTGGCAATTTGACCGGAACGCTCATTACAGTTCTGGTGACAATGGCTCAGGGCGGAGATGGACAAATGATGCTGGGTATTCTACTGGTATATGGTATTGTTCAGTTTACGCAAACCTACCTGCTCGAACCACTTGTTGTTGGCACCGAAGTTAGCATCAATCCGCTGTTTACAATTCTGATTATTGTGGTTGGCGAAGCCGTTTGGGGCATACCGGGCATGATTCTGGCTCTACCTGTACTTGGCATTGTGAAAATCATCTGCGACCACGTGGAGCCACTGAAGCCCTATGGTTTTTTGATCGGGAAAGTCGGTAAAGAAGATTCGCCGGGACTGAAAGATAAATTGAAACGTGTTTTTCGGAAAAGATAA
- a CDS encoding universal stress protein produces the protein MDVQNLATILIPVDFTEPSLNALDVAVRLSEQQQKVHLHLVYVLNPDTLKPLAPDDLPDLSKSHLTQQGASLIQMLAMLTAQEYPVNCSSSFRVGTYSDEVMAAAQSIHADLIVMGTLVGANSQALRLNSDAYRMIKTAPCPVLTVPAHKKWTTFEQILFPVRPIPGALDKYEFARKIIRKNASELTVLALSNPDEVISISQLQDQITELLGKLAQDGVKSKTLFWPTESIAETVLDKCVELSADMLVITASLGATANDFLIGTFVQQIVYNAQIPVLFIRPDSGLSQHTTPVQWRFGVTDSGFTTIGL, from the coding sequence ATGGATGTACAGAATCTTGCCACTATACTCATTCCCGTAGATTTTACGGAACCTTCGCTCAATGCGCTGGATGTTGCCGTCAGGCTCAGTGAGCAACAGCAGAAAGTTCATTTGCATCTGGTATATGTTCTGAATCCTGATACATTAAAACCACTAGCTCCCGACGACTTGCCCGATTTATCGAAGTCGCATCTGACTCAGCAGGGGGCAAGCCTGATTCAAATGCTGGCCATGCTGACAGCGCAGGAATATCCGGTTAATTGTTCAAGCAGCTTTCGGGTAGGTACTTATTCTGACGAGGTGATGGCGGCTGCGCAGAGCATACATGCCGATTTGATTGTGATGGGTACTCTGGTGGGTGCAAATAGCCAGGCATTGCGGCTGAATTCGGATGCGTATCGGATGATAAAAACGGCTCCCTGCCCGGTGCTAACTGTTCCAGCGCACAAAAAATGGACCACTTTCGAGCAGATTCTGTTTCCGGTTCGACCCATACCGGGCGCGCTGGATAAATATGAGTTTGCCCGAAAAATTATCCGGAAAAATGCATCGGAACTGACCGTTCTGGCACTTTCGAACCCCGATGAGGTGATTAGCATCAGCCAATTGCAGGATCAGATTACTGAACTGCTTGGAAAGCTGGCTCAGGATGGGGTTAAGAGTAAAACTTTGTTTTGGCCAACGGAGTCGATTGCCGAAACAGTATTGGACAAATGTGTTGAGCTGTCGGCCGATATGCTGGTTATTACAGCGAGCTTAGGCGCAACAGCCAACGATTTCCTGATTGGTACTTTTGTGCAACAGATCGTTTACAATGCACAGATTCCTGTTCTCTTCATCCGCCCCGATTCTGGCTTATCGCAACACACGACTCCCGTTCAGTGGCGATTTGGGGTCACTGATTCTGGCTTTACAACCATTGGCCTTTGA